The Passer domesticus isolate bPasDom1 chromosome 28, bPasDom1.hap1, whole genome shotgun sequence nucleotide sequence AAAATTCAAAGTGGTTGGTTCCATTCACTGCTGAGTGAAggaccagcctgacagagcaaTATCAAGGTGCTCAGGTCAGGTTATCTGATAATGTAAAGGAGAAAAGGTGCAATTTGAAGGTGCCTTATGAAGGGTGACAGTTTCTGAAGTGGAGTTAGTGAGGGAATGAAAGAGAAGTTGTGGGGGAAGGTACTGAAGTCATCATCACAGTGTGTGAAGGGTCTAAATGAAATTAGCATAAATGGTAGGGGGAACCACAATGTTAGGGTGGAATAGTCAGTATGAGAAGCATCAGTTCTCCAGAAAACATTTTCACTGCTGAAATacaaggagggggaaaatgatTACCAAGCAGAAACATACAAGATGTTCAGAGAAATGTGagaaaagactttttttctttttcctattcACCTAACTTGGATGTAGGATTGCTTTTCCTAAGGGGGAGCAGATTTCCAGGACTGCAACAGGTGCCTTTTCATCCACAATTAGGACAGTACTAGTAAGATGATAAAGGGAATTAGAGGATATTGTGAAGAAAAAATCCAGGAATATATACAGCTTTGTATCCCAAAGTCACGTGAAGGTACAGAACAAATTGTGGAGCATTGAAATAACTGCCACTTTGGCAGTGGAAGTCAGAAAAAGGACTTTCTGATGCATAAGCTTGGGAAAAGTGTGGTGAAGTTAAGATGGGGGGTAGCAAGTGATCAACTCCCATGATGAGAAGTGAATGAAGGTGTCAGGTCTTTGTGTAACATGGCTTTTGCCAACCTAGGCAAGTTCCAAGGCTCTATCAGTACACCTcaataaaagaaatattcagAACAGGAATGCCAGAAGGAGTAGCACTTTGTgacacaaaataaattattttaggtGGGGAtagggaagaggaggatgatgaTTTTGAGGGTTCTGTCAAAAGGCCTAAGGCTGTGAGTGCTGGCACTTGCCAAGTGCAAAAACCGAATGTAATTAAATATAGAGACTGCTAAAACTGTGATTAGCTCAGTTGATTAGAGCATGGTGCCAATAACACCAGGGTTGTGGGTTTGATCTCCATATGGGCCATTCACATAAAGAGTTGGACTCATGATCCTTGTggctcccttccagctcaggctgttttgtgattctgtgatatttgCTCTTGACAGGAATTCACTGCAACCGGTTGTTCCAACACGGACACAGGCAAGGCTTCAGGCAGCCTAGAGACCAAATACAAGGAGAAAGGCCATGGACTCACATTCACTCAGAAGTGGAACACAGACAACACACTGGGAACAGAAGTTTCTGTCGAGAATCAAGTAAGACCAAGTAGAtaatttggaaatgtttctgtgacTGGTATGAGGCAGTATTGAGGAGAATGAAAATTGCACAGAAGTATCCGGAGTATTAAAAGAGGTTACATGGATTTGAGAACACACAGGCTGGGAGTGGGGGGTGCTAGGTAATGATTTGGGGGTGACTGCAGTTACAGGTGTGGGGAGTTACCTGGCTAGTTGAATGAACCTAACTGTGTAGAACtctcactgctgcagccaggcagggaaacCAAAGACAGGTCCcataattttaaatgctttaatGTATAAGAATTCAAGTTTGGCTGCCTTGAGATTGAATATATTTTGTAAGGTTGAAGAGAAAGATGAATGTTTGCAGCTTGGCACTGCTTACACAAAGGGTTGCCAGCATGCAGCACTctcaaaacacatttttgaCATTAACAGTTTATGCTTTTCAGTTAATGCTTCAAGTAGAAGGTAATGATGCCAAAGATAGTAAAAATTCTGTAGTGCCTTCTGCCATGTATGGCCATTCATGTTTGTACTTCCACATGTGCTTTAAAATGGAAAGTGCTGTCCAGCTGATAACCAAGGTAGGGAAAAATGAGATGGGTGTGTGCTTTGGCCTGTAAAGAAGTACTGTGTCTTAACAGAGTAACTGTGGATTATGAGAGAGATTTTTGAGCTCTTTTTGCTATAAAGAATAAGGAAACATGATTTGAGTagttttctttctgtcattattctgtgaataattttcttgttgtcaGCACTGGATCTGTCAACTTCCTATGTGTAAACCAGGAAGTTTTTACAAAGTCTGTGCTGTTAAAGGGTTTTCTTATGGGAAGAAAAAGTCCTGTTTCCATCCTTCATCATGCAGCATCTTCAGATTTCATTGTAAATAATGAGGGAGACATTATGGTTCTATTTTAGACAGAAAATAGAGTTCTAGTAGTGGAATATAAGAAATTATGTTTCAACTGATTTTTCAGCAGATGTGTCTTTTTCTTTGCAGTTGGCTGAAGGGTTGAAGGTGGTTCTTGACACTACATTTGTACCAAACACAGGGTAAACATTTTCTGTTACCTTTATCTACACACTGCTAGAATTTCCCATAACTTCTAAAAATACTTTGCTCATTGTGTGAAAGTTCAGCATTTATTGGAGAAGATTCTGCAGTCACTGGCTAATACTTAACTCAGGAGGATCAGTTCTGCTTGAAAGCATCCTTCAGTTTTTTGGCCAGTGGCAAATTTATTGTTTTGCAGTAGGTACTAACCTTTAACTCTCCCCTTAAACAATTAGGTCTTGATGTTCTTGACAGTCTTAAGGCTGTCAAGTCActaaaccaattttttttttttttttgctgatgcTTTTGGCCAGATGTCTGTGCAGAGTTGAATGAGGAGGTAGAATGGGCAGTGGAATAGCACTGAGTTGTCTTTCTCAATTCTCATGTACTTAAATTTAGTAAGTAGGAGAGCAGAGGAGGGGTGTTCAGGCTGTTTATGTCTGAATAGTGCACAAAGATTGAGGCTGCTCTGCAAATAAGGACTGGTACTCATTTATTGATGGGGAGAGCCTGTCAGAAGACTCTTGAGTTTGAAATACTCCTTGGATATGAGGAAGTAGAAGCTAAGTCAAAAATGAGACCCCAGGCCTGGGTGTGAGCtacaggcagcagcacaagtgTTCTGCCATGTCTTGAGTGGAAGAGAAAGGAGGCTGGGGGGAGAATTAAAGAGGTGGTAAAGTTTTGTTGTAGTTGTGTTTGAATTGGTAGCAAAATCAACAGAGACACACATTGGAGAGAGGAAGAGGTGTCACAAGAGGGCAAGAAAAAGGCAGACTTAAGTGGATGATGTCTGGAGGATGAAGAAATCTGGTTTTGTTAGAGGAGACTGGTACACAGCAgtggagaaaggaaagcaaGCACTGCACAAGGAAGGAACAGTGGAGAGAACCAAACACAGAAATTCATTGAAAGACAGCTGTTGCTGCAGGTTTATGGATGCTCCTAAAATAAACTGATGATGCCATAatacagagattaaaaaaaattgaaaccaGATGGCTTTTAAAGCATTAAGGAGAAACAATATTATCTTTTTTGAGGATTGTATGGAGTTTGAGGTGGCAGGGGGAAAAGTGGCACCAGGTGAACATACACAGCACCATTATCCTTGTCCTGTGCCCTCTTCAGCAGCAGTTAAGTTTTGAGTAGGGAGTACAGCAGTTCCATTAACTGGCCTTGAGAAACATACATATTGGAATAAAAATACATCTATTACATGCTTGTGTATTCCTGTGGGTAAAACTGCATGTTTCTGCAGGAAGAAGAGTGGCAAGTTGAAGACCACCTACAAAAGAGATTATGTACATGTAGGCTGCAACGTGGACATTGATTTCTCTGGACCAACTGTTTATGGCTGGGCAGTGGTGGGCTATGAAGGCTGGCTTGCTGGCTACCAGATGGCTTATGATACAACCAAATACAAGATTTCACAAACCAACTTTGCCTTGGGATATAAGGCAGGAGACTTTCAGCTGCACACTAATGTGTAAGTACTGCCTGAGCCTAGAAAAACATCACAGGAGCCAAACTGTAGGGGTAGTTAGGAGTAATGGCCTTAGGTCAAAGGTGGGTGAAGGGAAGGGGAGGCTGATTTGTTTCCAATTAATTTCTGTTCAGTATTTTCATTTCCAGTACAACTAAAACAGGGGCAACTTCCCATCTTTTGGCTGTCTCAACACCTTGTTTCAGAatagttttggggtttgtaTATCTACGATGGTGATGTAAAGGCCCTTTATGGTAATTTCTAATTAAAAGCTGTGAGCTTTAACTTCTGTGATGGCACGAGACAAAAAAGCCTTCAATTAAACTACTGtaccttctcctcctcttcatcagACAGAGTGTTTCCCCTCAGAAATGGCCAAGATGAAGGAGGaaggcagctggagcagttGTTTGTTTCCAGCTGTCATCCCTGCACAGCTGTCTTGGCATTCAGATGGCCTGAGATGCTTTGAGGATTGTGCATTTAAACAATTGCAATGCAACAACATGGTTTTCAGTCTTCTCATTCCCATAACTGAAGTCTCCTTTGTGTGTTACTGCACAGTGGCAGTGACCACTGCCacttttctggggttttttttgtcagaaCCTCAGACTGTAGGTCTCTGGCTGTTGGAAAGTCCTGTTCCATTCTGCAAAGCAAAACTTGTTtggtgtaaaaaaaaataagagcagCAGTCTGCCAGCTCCAGCTAGGAAGCAGTGAGCCTGGGCTCAGGGAAGTGTTGGATCTCCTGGTCCAGTTTAGGAGATAATGACCAGATGATTGTGGGGAAGGGTAAATCTGAGGAGTTACTAAACATACCTGCATCTATTGCAAACAGGAACGATGGCACTGAGTTTGGTGGCTCTATTTATCAGAAGGTTACTGATAAGGTTGAGACATCAGTCAACCTTGCATGGACTGCTGGCAGTAACAACACACGCTTTGGTATTGCTGGAAAGTACCAAATGGATGAGAAGACTTCTGTTGTGGTAAGAATTTTGTTACAGAAATGAGTATTTCAAGCTCCCCTAAATACTGAAATTTTGTGTTCTGAAGCAGTTGCTTTAGCTGGTTATTGAGGAAGTATGGTAGATTGCAAACTGTGGCTTCTGTTGTGGTTCAAATTTAAATTGGGACCTCACACATCACATTGTGAAATTATTGGGGGAAAGAAGTCCTAAATATAATTTTGTCCATAGTGAAATAGTTCATCTAGCATGCTTGGAATAGTGTGCTAGTGTGCtgaaaaaggtattttaaaagGTAATAAAAGGATGCAGAATAAAAGGATTGCAGAATTAAAAAGATTTAATTCTGAAATCCATAATGTAAAACCATATTGTGGTTACAGTGGTGGAAGTTCAGCTGAGCTTACAGCCCTTCCCTGCAGTAAGTTAACCCTTGAAAGTCAGCTGACATGTGTTTTAATACTAAGAACTGAAGTAACAAGCATTTATGTTCCAAACCAGCAATTAGTTCCAGGACCATTGAACCAAAATTAAAGATGAGAAATGCTATTGTAAAGAGCTTAAAATGTAGTAATGCAAAAAGGAGAGTGCATATTCAGGTATTTCTTgctcattaaagaaaaaaatcattcctGAGTGAGGTGAACAGACTCTGAGGGACTGTAGTGAGTAGCTCTTTAAAGGATATAAAGACATATGAACAGCATGGCATTCTGTAGGCAGAATTGGTGTAGGACTACCATTTGCTTAAGATGGAAACtcctgagaaaaggaaaagattgGAACATGCTTCTAACAGAGGTTGGTCTACAAGTAGCTGAAGAGTGTTAATGCATAAACCCCCTTCTCAAGGCACTGGGACACTTCTGTATGAATACTTAGTTTGTAaatactgtgatttttttttcttgtaggcTAAAGTGAACAATGCCAGCCTCATTGGAATTGGTTACACTCATGCCCTCCGACCTGGTAAGCAAATGAGCAAATAGTGTTAAGTACTAAACTATGGTTTAATTCACTGCTTTAATTCTGTTTAAGAACAGAACAAAGGAGCTAGGAGTCTTTCTGCAGACTCAGAAGTAAAGGATGTCTGTGTTCCTGTGGCAACTGAGCCACATGAGTGAGGTCAGAGAGAACTGTGCAGGGATCTGTGTGTGATGGTTCTCCTGGCTTGTTTTTGTAGGTGTAAAGCTGACACTCTCAGAGTGTGTGATGGTTCTCATGGCTTGTTTTTGTAGGTGTAAAGCTGACACTCTCAGGCTTGATTGATGGCAAGAATTTCACTGCTGGAGGTCACAAAGTCGGGCTGGCATTTGAGCTGGAAGTTTAACACAGCTTTAAGTAAAACaactggtggtgctctggaagATGAAGGAAAAGTGTACCCCGTGCATTTCAGCCTTAATATTATTCTGAAATTTGAAGAAGTGTGAACTTTCTACTCTTCCCAAGAATGACTTTAACCCAATGCTGAAGTCCAGAGTGTGCCAGCACAACAAAGGAAGACACATGAAGGCATGCATGGAAGTTGTGATGTTTGTGCCACATTTCAGTTCCCTGTATTTTAAATCTGTTTCAAAAATAACAGAAGGAAATCCAACCTGTCCCCACTATTGTATTGCATTTTGCATGTCCTATACTTCACAGCCTTTTATAAAAGGAGGCCTCTGTGCTGTAGTGGAAATTTGGGGTTACATCAGAATGAAATAAATTGGTCATGGTCAGAACACAAGGTTGACATGTGTTGACTCTCACAAAGTTTCCATCCAGCTGGGTTTTTTGGTcgttttttcttttcatacaaCTTTAAGCATGGTTAATAGATAATCTGCAAATGCTTTGTTACAAGATACCTGTACACTGAAGATTTCCTTCTCCTGTGGTTTCTAGGATAACATTCTTACACCTCTCATGTTTTAGAGACCTGCACAGTGAAAGCAGCTTTTTCCATTCAAGTGTTATTGAGCGCATCAAAAAGAGCAAACCAAAAGTTTACATGTTTTAGATAATTTCGTTCCCATACAGGAAACAAGTATTAGGTAAGTACAACCATTacacttaaagaaaaaaagtgcaaaTCAGCAAAGTTAAGAAATTAAGTTCACAGTTCATTAGGAAGGTGACATCTGCCAGTGACTGGGTATACATCCATTGTTCATCAGAAAACCTAAAACGCAGCAGAACAGCCACAGGTGATGCCTAAGGGAAGATTTATCAGGACAGAGTATCTGCTGTCTTAAGGCACAATTAACATTTTCCAAGCAGTTAAGAACAGGCATTCCCTACTGTATCTTTGTGAAAAAGTGTCTGAGAAGTGGATACTAAAAGCTAGGCCATATGTATCACATAAGCAGTTGGTGACAGTAGAAGGAGGCAGTTGATATTCCCttctcagaggcagcagctttTCACAGTTGGCTTCCCAAAGCAGCATGGCTTCAGAGGCATCCAAAGTGATCTCACATCTCCGTTTGTCCTGGACTGTTTGTTTCTTCTacctgaagctgcagccagctccAGTCTAGAGCCTAAAGAATAAATGGTCAATGTTAGCTTACAGTGCTTTCTCTAGAATAAAGGCAAACCATGTTAGACTTTGAAAAAATTTACTGTAAACAAGTTGGTCAATATAATTTCCTGATAAGCCATGTGACTGCTATCAAGGAAATAACCTACTTGCACTCTAGTATTTTACAATCTTTTTAATATTCTGCATCACTAAATAAAACATCCCTGCCCACCACTGCACTGCCACCCCATGATGTTAAATTTGCATGCAGTTTTGCACAGCCAAGTGCTTTGCCCCATCCTTTACTGCTCAGCACAAGTTCCCAGTCTTGGCAAGCAGAGTATGTCAGTCAGAAGATTATCAGGGAACAGGTgcttcctgtccctgcagctcctgctctccccttGTCCAGGAGTAAATTGCAGATGTTAATTAGCTATATTAGTTGCAGAAGCAGAACTTTGAAGCCATGCACTTGCCCAGTCCATTTATAGAAGAATGAATACATTACCAAGAAACTCTGCTCTTGATCCTTCATTGTGTCGTGCATCACATTTTCTAGTTGGCTACAAAGTTTCCGGGATTCCAGCAGTAGCTCCTCACTGAAAGGGGCAATTATCACACTATTAATTGCTGTGACAGTTTAAAGAGATGCTGCCTCTATCATCACGAAATATTTCTGGCAGAGATGCTGCAGAACACTGAAGTCAGTCAGGTCACAGGCCTGTAATTCATACTGCAGCTTGAAAAGTTGGTGGCAGCCCCTGAATTACTACACAGGGGAAAGGAAATGTATTCCAGGATGGGATTGGGTTCTCATGTGGAACCACTGTTACTAGACAAAAAGCTTATAAACTTAAGGATGGAGCAACatgcaaataaacaaaaaaggtGTCTCATTCCAAGTGGTGAGCCAGTTGATTTAAGGAAGCCAGAACTACACATTTGGCTACAGCCACCTCCTCAAGGATACAGCTGAGCTACTGTGACCTCACATGGCAATGCTTcaacagctcctgctggcagtgTACTTCCAAATGAGCCCAACCACCTCAGATTAAAGgaagtaaacaaaaaaaccccattattaCTGAAGCAGGGGGAAGTGAAGCTATACATGATTCCCTGCTTTTTGTAAGGAGTATCTGCAAGCCCCAGGAAGTCTGAGTACCAAGTACACCAAGACTGCTGACAACACAAGCTGGACACAAAGTGTAAAATATGAGAAACTCTGTGTGCCATTATTTCATAAAGCCCAGCTTTGTAGTGCTGGCATGAGCAGCTCCAGACTTTGCCTCACCTTTTTCTTACAGAGTCTGATAAATTGTATGTTCCAGAAGggacctgcagcagcagctgacccGAGCTACCAAGACGTGATGTGTTCATGCTCTCTGGACTGCCAGTAACAGGACCACGTACTTTACTctgaagaaaacacagaatatTCAGAGTGCAATTATTTCCACTAGTTTTCAGCAGCCAGGAATATGAGACAACCTGGAATCTGGCCTTAAtataaattcaaaataaatagGATATACTCAATCTACTATTATTTCAGTTATCTATGCTACAAACCATATTCTTGGGTTAAAGTGgagtttttcttttacttacACAAGCAATTTTCAGCAAGTTCCACAGTTCTTTCTGTCGCTTCTCCTGAAGCCTAACAACTGTTTCCTCATCTTCACTCATCAGAGCCATCACCTTCTCCACTCTGGGGAACAATTCCAATGCCTTCTGTTTGCAAACTACAGTTTTActataaaaaaagtaaaaaactaATCAGATCACATGTGGGCCACTGCAGTAGGAGAATATTCCTGCAGTTACTTATTTCCTGTAACACTGCAAGATCTCATTAGCTGTATGCATTGAGTTTTAAACCTTCTCTCAACAAAGCTCACCTGAGCTGAGCATAAATGACCCGAACTTTTTTTTCAAAGGTCTGGATTGCCTGGAGGAGCAGTCGTACTATTTCCTGGCTGTCACCACTGGTCCTCTGATCTGCAATGACAGTCAGTATTACACAGAAAGGTAGGTTTATAGGACACAGAAGGGTCTTAGTGGCTTGTTTCCACTACTGCTTCAATCCTCAAGCATCCAAAGTTCAGGATGTGCAAGTTTGAGTGGGATGAATTACACTGAATTTTGGCCACCttcttcaaaatgaaaaaacttTAAATGGAGAGTTGGGGCTGCATCAAAGGAACAGCCATGTCTTTTATCCTTCCtacacagaagcagcagcatatGCTTGTGGCAACAGCCTGCTCTGagaggagctccagaggagttTTGAGAACACTTTACAAAGCACCAAGAAAGGAAGGCTGGCCTAGTGT carries:
- the VDAC3 gene encoding voltage-dependent anion-selective channel protein 3: MAVPPSYCDLGKSARDVFNKGYGFGMVKLELKTKSSSGVEFTATGCSNTDTGKASGSLETKYKEKGHGLTFTQKWNTDNTLGTEVSVENQLAEGLKVVLDTTFVPNTGKKSGKLKTTYKRDYVHVGCNVDIDFSGPTVYGWAVVGYEGWLAGYQMAYDTTKYKISQTNFALGYKAGDFQLHTNVNDGTEFGGSIYQKVTDKVETSVNLAWTAGSNNTRFGIAGKYQMDEKTSVVAKVNNASLIGIGYTHALRPGVKLTLSGLIDGKNFTAGGHKVGLAFELEV